The segment gggccagcgttATTGCTGACACACTACCAGGtgtgactctgataccatttataatagctcaaactcaccattagcagatagtgtcctctttgggctttccctttcgggcttcccttcaaagttttaaaatgcgtacagggagaggttttcacgcccttaccaggaatgctttgtttccctctccaaccgaggtgggatctgaCAGATtgtattgaaaattgaaataaaagaatgtaTAATGAGAGGAAGGGAGCACTAGTTGTCCAATCCTAGACCTGAGAAGCTAGAAAGATCATAGAAACCGTTTAATTGgcagaaattaaagaaaaaggatattGCAAAAGGCTTTATTCAAGGATTAGTTGAGTTTTTTGGTTATTGCTACACTCCTATAATATCATACTCAGTAGTTTGGttcttgagtttcttttttctttttttaacactAATGAATTTTAGTAGGCAGGTTCATACAGACATATGGAACACATATAATAGTAGGAACGGTCATTGGAGGTCAAGATTTAATTTCAGTACGGCAGAAACCTTCCTCGTCAATACCTCCTGCTGAGCTTCGGAGACATTTGGAGGATCTTGGAGACATTCTGTTCTCCGACAGAAGAAGTCCTACTCAGCCCAGGAAAAGAGATGGAAAGGTATGTCAAACACTAAAATTTGTTCAATTCCTTTCCTAAATAATGNttttttttttttttttttttttttttggttgaggattgttgggagggagtcccacattggctaatttaaggaatgctCCTGAGTTAATAAGtaaagaaatacatctccattggtatgaggcattttggagaaaccacaaataaagccatgagagtttatgcttaaagtggacaatatcataccattgtggaggtcgtgatttctaacatggtatcagagtcatgcgcTTAACTTAGCcctgtcaatagaatcctcaaatgtcgaacaaagaagttgtgagtctcgaaggtgtagtcaaaagtgactcaagtgtcgaacaaagagtgtactttgtttgaggactctagagaaggagtcgagccttgattaaagggaggttgtttgagtgctccataggcctcaagggaggctctatgttgtactttgttcgaggggaggatttttgaggattgttgggaaggaGTCCGACGTTGGCTAATTTTAAGGAATGTTCATGGGTTTAGAAGTATAGaaatctccattggtatgaggcatttttggagaaaccaaaagtaaaacaagaaagcttatgctcaaagtggacaatatcataccattgtagacgttgtgatttctaacatttttCTGTAATGAATATCTTATAGGTTCCAGAAATATTCACACGAATATTGCAGTCAAGTTCTATACAGTTGGCCAGTATTTCAGAAACATCAAGCAAGGATGTAAGTCAAGAATTTAAAATCTGAACTTAATTCTGAGAAATGTTCAGCATGTAATCTCTCATGTTTACTCTGAACGTATCAGGGAATCACCTTAATTTGCTCTAAAAGAGGAGGGGATCCCTTCTTGCATACTCATACCAGTTGGCTTCCAACTGTTAGCTCAAAACCGGAAGTTATCTTATTCAGATTTGTACCTATTACTTCTCTTCTTACTGGGGTTGCTGGCAGTGGTTATCTTAGCCATGCGATAAACTTGTACTTGCGCTGTAAGCAAACTCCATGCTCGTTCTAGTATTAACTCTTGTTTCACTTTACCCTTCTACCTGTTTCATTTCCGGTTGAACTTCTTTCTGTAGAGTAGTATTTCTGTAGAGTAGTATTTCTTGAGTATCACTCTCCATGACTCTCCAAgttggtatgatattattcactttgagcataagctctcatggctttgctttgggcttccccaaaaggcctcataccaatgaaaatgtattcctcatttcctaaattagtcaatgtgggactccctcccaacaatcctccccttaatcgaggctcaattCCTTCTCtcgagtcctcgaacaaagtacaccctttgttcgagaCTTGAGCCACTTtcgactacaccttcgaggctcacgaCTTCTTttttcgacatttgaggattctattgacatgattaagttaagggcatgactctaataccatgttaggaatcacggatctctacaatggtatgatgtcCATTTTgtgtataagctctcgtgactttgtttttgggcttccccaaaaggcctcgtaccaatataGATGTATTCtctacttataaacccatgatcattccctaaattagccaatccacgatcattccctagattagccaatgtgggactccttcccaacaatcctcaacataccGACCTTAATTTAATGGTTGTGAAACTGTTGGTAGAATTCACCAGAAACTTATGATGTAAATTGagcatttttattcttttaaattggATGTATCGAATAATCCTAGAAGTTACCGTCCTAGTTGCATTTATCGCTTCTCTAAGCTTAGTAGCCTCTGATTATCTCGGTTCATTAGTTGATCCGTCTGGTCTTCTTCTCTCAAAATAGTATTACTGTTCCCTATCctgaattttaattcttaaatgaGATTAAAGCCATTCTTTGTTGCTTTAGtaatatttatcaaaatagaTCTGACTGAATTTATTCCGCTAGTACAGATAAACCTTCTTTAGGGGACTTGCAATACTTCTTGGAGTTCCAAATTCCAACACAATGGGAACCAAACTTTTGTGAGTTGCCTCTTTGGGCATCAGAGGAAAAGGGCCACTTGCCCCTCTCTACAGTTCACTTTTATGAGTCCTAGGATGCACATCACCTCCACCATCACCTCCACCCAggtattcaatttttttctgtttgtaCCTTACAAAAGCTGCACTTTCACCCTTGGAGAAAATTAAGGAGAAACTTTTGAATTGTTCTTAGCATATGTTTTGGTTGCTAAGATGGAAACCATAGAATGTTCCAGCATATTTCCACAAACGATTTCATAATCTTATGGCATGTTCGAGAATTGTTCTTAGAACAAATATCAAGTTAAAATGTGTTTAGATGTAACTCGTTACGAAGATAACACCTCGTTTACGAGCCTGTTTTTTGTGTCCCTGGATTATGCAGCATATGCCATTTGATTCACATTCACTATTGGCCTTGATTTGGTATTTAAATTTGCCTTTCAGGTCACAAGTAGTAGGAAACCGTTGGTTGGCCTTCGCCTGTATTTAGAAGGGAAGAAATCCAATTGGTTGGCTCTACATGTGTACAGCATCTAACCAGCCTTCCAAAAGTCATGGCCAGATTGATGGACACATCTGATGTATCAGGTCGAAGCCAATGGACAGGCTCCGATGACAGCGACTTGAGTGGCCAATTCCTTGAACCTATCAAATGGAAAAGCTATTCAAATGTGTGCAGTTCAGTCGTTAGGCATGATTCCAACTGGTTGCAGCATGATGGTAATGGTGTTTACATTGTAACAGGAGCTCAGCTAATCAGCAAGGGCAACTGGCCTAAGACAATACTTCACCTTCGCCTTTAGTTCACTCACTTGCCCAATTTCACCATCCGAAGAACCGAGTGGGCTGCTGCCCCTGAAGCTTCTCATAAGTCGACATTCCTCATGAATTTAAGCACGACGTTTTCATTCACACAGCAAGCTGCTGCTGATCAAAAGCAGGTCCCACGTGCTCTGAACTCTGGTGTTTATGGAGAGGCACCACCCGTTCCGGTTCGTTCCAAAAAGCTTCTAAAATATGTTCGTTCCAAAAAGCTTCTAAAATATGTCGATACAGCTGAGGTGGTAAGGGGGCCGCATGATACTCCGGGCCATTGGCTGGTAACAGCTGCTAAGTTGGTAACTGAGGGTGGTAAGATTGGTTTGATTGTAAAGTTTGCATTGTTAGATTACAGCTGATATAGCAGTAGATGTTGAATGTATAGCGGATATAGGCTTctatattattgttattgagTTGCAAAATGAATATTCATAGTTTAAATTGTCTAGACTCCACATGATAGCTGTAGCAGCCATATGATCAAAAGGATAAGTGAGTGGTCAAGGTATTCTTCCGTTTAAGGTGTCTAGAAGGAAGAGGGCGAGGCTGCTTAAAAAacttgttaggaatcacggatcttttccacaatggtatgatattgtccactttaaacataagctctcatgggtttgctttggacttctccaaaaggcctcatatggatggagatatattatttataaatccatgatcattctctaaatcaACCCTCCTTTAAATAAAGCACCTTTAAATAAAGCACCCTCCCTTAAATAAAgggaaacctatccctttgTGAATCTTTTGTCTGAAATTGAATTTCTCAACCAAGGAATCCCATTCCAAATAAAGAGAATGTTCATATAATTCGAGAATCCAATTAACCTAGACTactaaatctaaaatataaaggTTAGTTCAGTTGAATTTTCTGGAAACTGAAAATTCAACTCGATTTAcgaattgacatttttttagttaggtCAACACGACAAACCCAACTGAcccaaaaatagagttacaatccaactcaactctACCCTAAActtctaaaattattagaaCCAATGTTAGTGATTAACTTAACAAccaaactcaacccaaccctaaCTCAATcagaaaatagagggttgatTTGGATTGTAAACTCTATTCGGGTAACTAATCcaaccgaaaaaaaaaaaaaaatcaactcaaCTCCTATTCCCTCTCATTAAGATTATAGACAATTAAGATTTAAGTTTCAGCCATCAATTTCTAATCGACATTAGGACGGGCAAAAGATAAGGGTAGGTTTAAAACATAGTACTAAATTGTTACctatgttttgattttttttctttattgtaatattatttttttacaggagagattaaattgttacaaattttagATGGGTTTTTAAGTGACCCATCTAGTGGCAGAATCATATTATTTGTCAAAAGTTCTACTTAAAAACATGAGCTGAGATTCAAAAACTCAATCGAAAGTGGAAGATATCATGGACTGTTTAAATCCTACGTTAAAAAGGCATCTTCTTTGCTAGACAATAAGAAAACAGCAAGAAAAGCCAGAAAGTTGTTGTTTCAGcccaaaaacaaattaaactaaaaCTCACACATACCTCCAATGGCTTCCCATTTGTAGAACTTCTTGGAGACATGTTTTTATGTAAACAGCAGATTCTGACATGCTCTTTGCCCCACTGAATAATGTAGAAGTATTTGTGAGTATGCTCAATGAATTTACATACAGTTCTTGAGGGAATCTCCAGCTCcttggaagaagaaacaagaaaggGTGAAATCAGCAATGAATATGCCCACAAGAGAGATGACAACGGCTGAAGTTGTGGACTCCCCAACCCCCTTAGCACCCCCGGAAGTAGTGATACCCCAAGCACAGCTTACAATCGATATGATAGCACCGAAAACCTGCGATTTGATCATCGCGCTGATTATATCCCACGATTTTAGAGCTCTTAGAGCTGAGTCAATGATAATGTTGATGCTAATACCATAAACACTGTCAGCCAAAAGAGCACTTGATGCCATCCCAACTGTGAAACACATTAAAGTTAGAATTGGAAGAGCAATGCAGGAGGCTATAACTCTTGGAGTGACGAGATAATCGACAGGGTTTGAACCCAAGATTCTTAACGTGTCGGTTTGCTCTGAGACTTGCATTGTTCCTAATTCTGCAGCGTATGAACTTCCAATTCTCCCTGCAACCACAATCGACGTAATCACGGGACTTAGCTCCCTTGAGAATGCCAAAGCTAATACACCACCAACAGACCTGTTTAATCCTAATCTAGTAAATTCTCTGACAAATTGGATAGAAAAAGCCATGCCAACAAATGCAGATGTTAGAAGACAAACCCCTACAGATCTTGGCCCTACTCTCTCTAGCTGTTGGAGAGTATTTTTCCAATGGATTTTACCCTTTAAAGTCCTCATAATGACCTGCCCAGTTAGAAAAAGAACTGATAGCCCCCTCCATAGATATCTTGGAGGCGACCATTTGTTCCCCAACTCCTCTGCTATAGAATTAAGCATTGGTTTCGAATTAACGTCCTCTGGCATTGAGGCAGAAGGGCGCCCATCTTCTTCATGTGGGATTGCATACAATCTGTTTTTGCACAGTGGCCTAGCAAATTTATGAGTCTGAGGTTCCAAAAATACAAGTTTAACAAAGCTTCTTGAATGCAAATTCTGTATGTTCTTCCATTCATCTCGTCTTTTAGAGCTGCTTCTGCATTTCAGATTCAAATTTCGATTTAGAAGTGAAAATAACAATGAGAAGTTTCGCGCACGagggagagaagagagagaccTGATAGGGAAGTAAACCAGTGGATGGGGTTGACAAGCTATTTGCATGGTGTGCTCCTTCGGTGGAACAGATGGTCAAGTTTCTTGGATTCACGTTGAAAACCAGGGCACTAGAAAGAGTGGAGATTCCAAATAAATGTCATAAACATTTCTTGAACTCAAACTTGTAGAAGACAGAACAATTACATGAAAGACTCCTGAAAGATGATATGACAAATCATTCAAGTTAGATGTGGTGTTT is part of the Cucurbita pepo subsp. pepo cultivar mu-cu-16 chromosome LG12, ASM280686v2, whole genome shotgun sequence genome and harbors:
- the LOC111807707 gene encoding protein TRIGALACTOSYLDIACYLGLYCEROL 1, chloroplastic-like isoform X1 codes for the protein MQIACQPHPLVYFPIRSSSKRRDEWKNIQNLHSRSFVKLVFLEPQTHKFARPLCKNRLYAIPHEEDGRPSASMPEDVNSKPMLNSIAEELGNKWSPPRYLWRGLSVLFLTGQVIMRTLKGKIHWKNTLQQLERVGPRSVGVCLLTSAFVGMAFSIQFVREFTRLGLNRSVGGVLALAFSRELSPVITSIVVAGRIGSSYAAELGTMQVSEQTDTLRILGSNPVDYLVTPRVIASCIALPILTLMCFTVGMASSALLADSVYGISINIIIDSALRALKSWDIISAMIKSQVFGAIISIVSCAWGITTSGGAKGVGESTTSAVVISLVGIFIADFTLSCFFFQGAGDSLKNCM
- the LOC111807707 gene encoding protein TRIGALACTOSYLDIACYLGLYCEROL 1, chloroplastic-like isoform X2, which gives rise to MQIACQPHPLVYFPIRSSSKRRDEWKNIQNLHSRSFVKLVFLEPQTHKFARPLCKNRLYAIPHEEDGRPSASMPEDVNSKPMLNSIAEELGNKWSPPRYLWRGLSVLFLTGQVIMRTLKGKIHWKNTLQQLERVGPRSVGVCLLTSAFVGMAFSIQFVREFTRLGLNRSVGGVLALAFSRELSPVITSIVVAGRIGSSYAAELGTMQVSEQTDTLRILGSNPVDYLVTPRVIASCIALPILTLMCFTVGMASSALLADSVYGFRCYHIDCKLCLGYHYFRGC